In one Bordetella pertussis 18323 genomic region, the following are encoded:
- the fliF gene encoding flagellar basal-body MS-ring/collar protein FliF, translated as MNQQATLSASLMARFPVLEKLRALPKPVLLGAAAALIAVVAAVAMWSREPDYKVLFSNLDDRDGGAIVSALDQMNVPYRFSDNGSALLVPAERVYDTRMQLASQGLPRGGSVGFELLDNTRFGASQFAEQINYQRGLEGELARSIEAMHTVQHARVHLAMPRQSLFVRDRQAPTASVLLNLYPGRSLSDAQVSAVAWLVASSVPELTAENVSIVDQNGRLLSAPLGEGRGMDADQLRFVREMEQRTVERILTILNPLVGPGNVHAQASAEIDFARREETSEVYRPNQEPGQAAVRSQQTSDSRQTGPNAAQGVPGALSNQPPANAQAPIVNPPAVAGTPQQQQQQRAQQQAAGATTTQTQQGAAAPSNDRHDATINYEVDRTISHVKQPVGMLKRLSVAVVVNYLPNKEGESEALPPEELNKLTNLVREAMGYSEARGDSLNLVNSQFNDTPVAVPLWRDPELIAMIKTALGWLFGLILAFWLYRKIRPVVTDYFYPQVDPEVAAAQRQEAEREAQAAARTREVNRYEDNLQLARDMAGKDPRAVAMVLRSWMSKDEK; from the coding sequence ATGAACCAGCAGGCAACCCTGAGCGCGTCGCTGATGGCGAGGTTTCCCGTGCTGGAGAAACTGCGCGCCCTGCCCAAACCTGTCCTGCTTGGGGCGGCGGCGGCGCTGATCGCCGTGGTGGCGGCGGTGGCGATGTGGAGCCGCGAGCCCGATTACAAGGTGCTGTTCTCCAATCTGGACGACCGCGATGGCGGCGCCATCGTCTCGGCGCTGGACCAGATGAACGTGCCCTACCGCTTCAGCGACAACGGCAGCGCGCTGCTGGTGCCCGCCGAGCGGGTCTACGACACGCGCATGCAGCTGGCCAGCCAGGGCCTGCCGCGCGGCGGTTCGGTGGGTTTCGAGCTGCTGGACAACACCCGTTTCGGCGCCAGCCAGTTCGCCGAGCAGATCAACTACCAGCGCGGCCTGGAAGGCGAGCTGGCGCGCTCGATCGAGGCCATGCATACGGTGCAGCACGCCCGCGTGCACCTGGCCATGCCGCGCCAGTCGCTGTTCGTGCGCGACCGCCAGGCCCCGACCGCCTCGGTGCTGCTCAACCTGTACCCGGGCCGCAGCCTGAGCGATGCCCAGGTGTCGGCGGTGGCCTGGCTGGTGGCTTCCAGCGTGCCCGAGCTGACCGCCGAGAATGTCTCCATCGTCGACCAAAACGGCCGGCTCCTGTCGGCGCCGCTGGGCGAAGGCCGCGGCATGGACGCCGACCAGTTGCGCTTCGTGCGTGAAATGGAGCAGCGCACGGTCGAGCGCATCCTGACCATCCTCAACCCGCTGGTCGGCCCCGGCAACGTGCATGCCCAGGCCAGCGCCGAGATCGACTTCGCCCGCCGCGAAGAGACTTCCGAGGTCTATCGGCCCAACCAGGAGCCCGGCCAGGCCGCCGTGCGCAGCCAGCAGACCAGTGATTCGCGCCAGACCGGGCCGAACGCGGCGCAGGGCGTGCCCGGCGCGCTGAGCAACCAGCCGCCGGCCAACGCGCAGGCGCCCATCGTCAATCCGCCCGCCGTCGCCGGCACCCCGCAGCAGCAACAGCAGCAGCGCGCCCAGCAACAGGCCGCCGGCGCCACCACCACCCAGACGCAGCAAGGCGCCGCGGCGCCGAGCAACGACCGCCACGACGCCACCATCAATTACGAAGTCGACCGCACCATCAGCCACGTCAAGCAGCCGGTGGGCATGCTCAAGCGGCTGTCGGTGGCGGTGGTAGTGAACTACCTGCCCAACAAGGAAGGCGAGTCCGAGGCGCTGCCGCCCGAGGAGCTGAACAAGCTGACCAACCTGGTGCGCGAGGCCATGGGCTATTCGGAGGCGCGCGGCGACTCGCTGAACCTGGTCAACAGCCAGTTCAACGATACGCCTGTCGCCGTGCCGCTGTGGCGCGACCCGGAACTGATCGCCATGATCAAGACGGCGCTGGGCTGGCTGTTCGGCCTGATCCTGGCCTTCTGGCTGTACCGCAAGATCCGCCCGGTGGTCACCGACTACTTCTACCCGCAGGTCGACCCCGAAGTGGCCGCCGCGCAACGCCAGGAAGCCGAGCGCGAAGCGCAGGCCGCCGCGCGCACCCGCGAAGTCAACCGCTACGAAGACAACCTGCAGCTCGCCCGCGACATGGCGGGCAAGGATCCGCGCGCTGTCGCCATGGTCCTGCGTTCGTGGATGAGCAAAGATGAAAAATGA
- the fliE gene encoding flagellar hook-basal body complex protein FliE, with protein MAVSGLSGIESMLSQMRAVVRAAQSGGATEAELAPGPSGFAAELQRSIRSVSQAQNAASDQAKAFELGAPGISLNDVMIDLQKASLGFQTSVQVRNRLVAAYKEISSMAV; from the coding sequence ATGGCTGTATCAGGACTGTCCGGCATCGAGAGCATGCTGTCGCAAATGCGCGCCGTGGTGCGCGCCGCGCAAAGCGGCGGCGCCACCGAGGCCGAACTGGCGCCTGGGCCGTCCGGCTTCGCCGCCGAGCTGCAACGCTCCATCCGGAGCGTGTCGCAGGCGCAGAATGCCGCCAGCGACCAGGCCAAGGCGTTCGAGCTGGGCGCGCCCGGCATTTCGCTCAATGACGTGATGATCGACCTGCAAAAGGCCAGTTTGGGCTTCCAGACCTCGGTGCAGGTGCGCAACCGCCTGGTCGCCGCCTACAAGGAAATCTCCTCGATGGCGGTGTGA